In one window of Ruminococcus albus AD2013 DNA:
- a CDS encoding glycosyl hydrolase, which produces MKNNLKKAVSALAVCAVASASMSSVMPLSAAAAGSSADTFPFVIEAENMKGASVWTANYGPSPKNSSGEGFFYLTNSAGSFTVNVPEDGMYTITARCAQVLNQEGRMQTVVVNGIKCSKNMPYSEEWTDLSFGSFRLHKGENTIEFVSEYGYMAIDTVTVSVTPKHDYTLATDELTDKKATPEAKALMKYLKSVYGSHIIAGQQEIYGSGHSNNYEWENEYLKDLTGKVPAIKGVDFMNYNPLYGWDDGTTERCIEWATKRNGIITASWHINIPKDFDNYVLGEPVGWQQCSYKNYQSGEGSMSFDTRNVVVKGTKEYDYFQLAMKDLAEQLLKLQDAGVPVIWRPLHEAQGNEGNYSDGTAWFWWGDRGAETYKEIWKLLYKTLTEEYGLHNLIWEYNSYDYTNSATWYPGDEYVDIVAYDKYNVEYNRGDGKTSGPNLLAIPAKFDSLYALTNGKKMVAMAENDTIPAVDNLVVEDAGWLYFCPWYDGGEDGGVPFLGPKYQDMDELKKIYQSDYCITLDELPVDLYTNGGNNGGNSDPQEVTYPTNIKVNYSSKYHQVQFVWDKVKGADKYGIAVYLAGKWRVQTSNITTNSYVTPKNLTPGMSYKVAIAARVGGKWDTANAIKNAVSVTIK; this is translated from the coding sequence ATGAAAAACAATCTTAAAAAGGCTGTTTCAGCTTTGGCAGTATGCGCAGTTGCTTCTGCCTCAATGTCATCAGTAATGCCGCTGAGTGCGGCAGCAGCAGGTTCTTCTGCTGATACTTTCCCGTTCGTTATCGAAGCCGAGAACATGAAAGGTGCATCGGTGTGGACTGCGAACTACGGTCCGTCACCAAAGAACAGTTCAGGTGAAGGATTTTTCTACCTGACAAACAGCGCGGGTTCTTTCACTGTGAATGTTCCCGAAGACGGTATGTATACAATAACCGCAAGATGCGCACAGGTACTCAATCAGGAAGGCAGAATGCAGACAGTTGTTGTCAACGGCATCAAATGCTCGAAGAATATGCCTTACTCCGAGGAATGGACTGATCTGAGCTTCGGCAGTTTCCGACTTCACAAAGGTGAAAACACCATCGAATTCGTCAGCGAATACGGCTATATGGCTATCGATACGGTAACTGTCAGCGTTACTCCCAAGCATGATTATACGCTGGCTACCGATGAACTCACCGACAAGAAAGCTACTCCCGAAGCCAAGGCGCTGATGAAGTACCTCAAAAGCGTTTACGGAAGCCACATAATCGCAGGTCAGCAGGAGATATACGGCAGCGGTCACAGCAATAACTACGAATGGGAAAATGAATATCTTAAAGACCTGACAGGCAAAGTACCTGCTATCAAGGGCGTAGATTTCATGAACTACAATCCGCTGTACGGCTGGGATGACGGCACTACCGAGCGCTGCATCGAGTGGGCTACCAAGAGAAACGGTATCATCACAGCTTCGTGGCACATAAATATACCCAAGGATTTTGACAACTACGTTCTCGGTGAACCTGTGGGCTGGCAGCAGTGCAGCTACAAGAATTATCAGAGCGGCGAGGGCTCGATGAGCTTTGATACAAGAAACGTTGTCGTAAAGGGTACCAAGGAATACGATTATTTCCAGCTGGCTATGAAGGATCTTGCCGAACAGCTGCTGAAGCTTCAGGACGCAGGTGTACCCGTTATCTGGAGACCTCTGCACGAAGCACAGGGCAATGAGGGCAACTACTCCGACGGAACTGCATGGTTCTGGTGGGGCGACAGGGGCGCTGAGACCTACAAGGAGATCTGGAAACTGCTGTATAAGACACTTACCGAGGAATACGGTCTGCATAACCTCATCTGGGAATACAACAGCTATGACTATACAAATTCAGCTACATGGTATCCCGGTGATGAGTATGTTGATATCGTAGCTTACGACAAATACAACGTTGAATACAACCGCGGCGACGGAAAGACAAGCGGCCCCAATCTTCTGGCTATACCTGCAAAATTCGATTCGCTGTATGCGCTGACAAACGGCAAGAAGATGGTGGCTATGGCTGAAAACGACACTATCCCCGCAGTTGATAATCTTGTAGTTGAGGACGCAGGCTGGCTGTACTTCTGCCCCTGGTATGACGGCGGCGAAGACGGCGGTGTGCCTTTCCTTGGACCCAAGTATCAGGATATGGACGAGCTGAAAAAGATCTACCAGAGCGATTACTGCATTACTCTTGATGAACTGCCTGTTGATCTTTATACAAACGGCGGAAATAACGGCGGCAACAGCGATCCTCAGGAAGTTACCTATCCTACAAACATCAAGGTTAATTACAGCTCGAAGTATCACCAGGTTCAGTTCGTCTGGGATAAGGTCAAGGGTGCTGACAAATACGGTATCGCTGTATACCTTGCAGGCAAGTGGAGAGTCCAGACTTCAAACATTACAACAAACAGCTATGTAACTCCCAAGAACCTTACTCCCGGCATGAGCTACAAGGTAGCTATAGCAGCAAGAGTAGGCGGCAAGTGGGATACCGCTAATGCTATCAAGAATGCTGTAAGTGTTACTATCAAGTAA
- a CDS encoding HD domain-containing phosphohydrolase, which yields MIELIRDHQLNIMLFLCGSCGILIFLLLLTRSISARRKRDILLMEVIALFLLWFDRLAYLYAGSAGITSYYMVRISNFMVFFLTPAIVFGFYRYLCGILIEEGKIKKLPKRLKIVAVITVIGMMLALISAVTDLYYYFDESNLYHRGNGFLIAYITPVVTPVILYTVVVQYKYLFSTQMFITITLYLFVPIMCGVLQIFTYGISIVNMSMVAVSVSLYISTYIDINDTVERMHEMEIEYMQNEHKRMQKIFDQTATAFVSAVEKKDDYLKGSAVRVAEYARMIAEMSGKSDEYCEKVYYAALLHDVGLIGVPDSVINNSSPTEEDNMLIKYKPLIGREILSSITEYPYLGIAAYYSHERYNGTGYPEGLKGTDIPEIARIVAVADAYVTMTTKKRYRGARPDFVAREAFVKGSGEEFDPAFAELMVKIIDNNIKSNDNSLKPEMETSLSCGEYRDNTSLGISVENDTKIISFDCVPNKSGENIFSAPSIILFDSFDDRVHRDEKTIKEYHYFEYGEFWFDDHMISTGTRRIEITKMDKKENAGGSRYNVTAAKYEDHIRLVMGSPELTKEMIIALPDGSRSAYIGITGEHCDITDIKVETTGFIVSEGDIPRIARTISYTDHIESDLKNIQIDRTRSVSTEGIEIDHKFRLSFHTMSLPGANLIWHCPYIVLFYSDDGIVNGTNYFEYALIKLNGENEEINSLGQNSFSVKKKEDFPGWDIWKENNRKGLECEVTFERKDNKVIVRTNNLGIEIECITTVDHSDKIYAALTGDQVALTDIRFL from the coding sequence ATGATAGAGCTTATAAGAGATCATCAATTGAATATAATGCTTTTCCTATGCGGTTCCTGCGGGATACTCATATTCCTTCTGCTGCTGACAAGGTCTATCTCTGCGCGGCGCAAGCGTGATATACTCCTTATGGAAGTCATAGCACTGTTCCTGCTGTGGTTCGACAGGCTTGCATACTTATATGCAGGCAGCGCTGGTATAACTTCGTACTACATGGTAAGGATAAGCAACTTCATGGTATTCTTTCTGACACCTGCGATAGTATTTGGTTTTTACAGGTACCTTTGCGGTATACTCATTGAAGAAGGCAAGATAAAGAAACTTCCCAAACGTTTGAAGATAGTTGCCGTTATAACAGTCATAGGCATGATGCTTGCATTGATATCTGCGGTTACTGATCTCTACTACTATTTTGATGAAAGCAACCTTTATCATAGGGGCAATGGATTTCTTATAGCCTATATCACACCTGTGGTCACACCCGTGATACTTTATACGGTCGTCGTTCAGTACAAATACCTTTTCAGCACACAGATGTTCATAACCATTACCCTTTATCTCTTTGTTCCGATAATGTGCGGTGTTTTGCAGATATTCACCTATGGTATCTCGATAGTCAATATGTCCATGGTGGCGGTTTCGGTATCCCTTTATATCTCCACTTATATCGATATCAACGACACTGTCGAGCGTATGCATGAGATGGAGATAGAGTATATGCAGAACGAACATAAGCGTATGCAGAAGATATTCGACCAGACAGCCACAGCCTTCGTTTCAGCAGTCGAGAAAAAGGACGACTACCTTAAAGGCAGTGCTGTCCGCGTAGCTGAATATGCCCGCATGATCGCCGAAATGAGCGGTAAGAGCGATGAGTACTGCGAAAAGGTCTATTATGCGGCGCTGCTGCATGATGTGGGACTGATAGGAGTTCCCGACAGTGTTATAAACAACTCTTCACCGACCGAAGAAGACAATATGCTGATAAAATATAAGCCCCTTATTGGCAGAGAGATACTCTCAAGTATCACAGAGTACCCATATCTCGGCATAGCCGCTTATTACAGCCATGAAAGATACAACGGCACAGGTTATCCCGAAGGGCTGAAAGGCACAGATATCCCCGAGATAGCACGTATAGTTGCTGTGGCTGATGCATATGTCACGATGACCACGAAAAAAAGGTACCGCGGCGCACGTCCCGATTTTGTAGCTCGTGAAGCTTTCGTAAAAGGTTCGGGTGAAGAATTTGACCCTGCTTTTGCGGAGTTAATGGTCAAGATAATCGACAATAATATCAAAAGCAATGATAACAGCCTCAAACCTGAAATGGAAACTTCTTTGTCATGCGGTGAGTACCGTGATAACACCTCTCTGGGCATATCCGTTGAAAATGATACCAAGATAATCAGCTTTGACTGTGTACCCAACAAAAGCGGAGAGAATATATTCAGTGCGCCGTCAATTATTCTTTTTGATTCTTTCGATGACCGCGTTCATCGCGACGAGAAAACCATCAAGGAATATCATTACTTTGAATACGGAGAATTCTGGTTCGATGACCATATGATATCCACAGGTACCCGCAGGATAGAAATAACAAAGATGGATAAAAAAGAAAATGCGGGCGGAAGCAGGTACAATGTTACAGCGGCAAAATATGAAGACCATATTCGCCTTGTGATGGGCAGTCCCGAACTTACCAAAGAGATGATAATCGCTCTGCCCGACGGTTCAAGGTCGGCGTACATAGGTATTACAGGCGAACATTGTGATATTACTGATATAAAAGTTGAGACCACAGGATTTATAGTGTCCGAAGGTGATATCCCAAGGATAGCCCGGACTATCAGTTATACCGATCATATTGAATCTGATTTGAAGAATATCCAGATAGACCGTACAAGGTCGGTATCAACCGAGGGCATTGAGATAGACCATAAGTTCAGACTCTCTTTCCATACCATGAGTCTCCCAGGTGCAAATCTCATATGGCACTGCCCATATATAGTCCTGTTCTATTCAGATGACGGCATAGTGAACGGCACAAATTACTTTGAATATGCCCTTATAAAACTGAATGGTGAAAACGAAGAGATAAACAGCCTTGGTCAGAATAGCTTCAGCGTGAAAAAGAAAGAGGATTTTCCAGGCTGGGACATTTGGAAAGAAAACAACCGTAAAGGCTTGGAATGTGAAGTGACTTTTGAGCGAAAAGATAATAAAGTCATAGTCAGAACGAATAATCTGGGCATTGAGATAGAATGCATCACAACAGTTGATCATTCTGATAAGATCTATGCCGCACTGACAGGGGATCAGGTGGCGCTTACAGATATAAGATTCTTGTAA
- a CDS encoding hybrid sensor histidine kinase/response regulator → MHTVIIILIAAAAAGLLVWLVMMAFVIRRQNEELARVKEEVKNANAAKTRFLANISHELLTPVNTIVGMNEMAMRENAENVPTGYFMTIMNYCFDIKEASESLVDLINDLLAMSDIESGMAHLEEQEYDTKDMLRSLINKVQGRCSEKGLTFKADIDELLPAVMYGDTDKMNQILTNLLTNAVKYTEVGGVTFSVSMLERENSICKVQYSVKDTGRGLTAEESENLFVVYERLDESSETENTGTGLGIDISRKFAELMGGELICKSEFGKGAEFILTLTQKMKDQTPIGDISGTNDIAGRGPYVPQFIAPDADILVIDSDPVSVKIIKGLLKDTDVFVSSALNIKDCIDRIKDTGFSVVFIDQMLITENAAEIIEKMRSADPDLPIYLLTSNSASSEMYYTSLGFTGYLPKPVDGVTLERTILRHIPARMRQDAPCQHDDSDSSDKLQGLDWLEDTEVKSTVDGIRNTGSIHTYITALRMFAETIDNNIKTIRELYEKDDITHLNVKIHSMSRSAKIIGAYELSKYAEEIGQAVHNGDKEFIDSHIEEFLTMYGSFKEKLSRISE, encoded by the coding sequence ATGCATACAGTGATAATTATCCTTATTGCCGCAGCTGCGGCAGGGCTGCTGGTGTGGCTGGTCATGATGGCTTTTGTTATACGCAGACAGAACGAAGAGCTTGCAAGAGTCAAGGAGGAGGTAAAAAACGCTAATGCCGCCAAAACACGATTTCTTGCAAATATATCTCACGAGCTTCTTACACCTGTGAATACAATTGTCGGAATGAACGAGATGGCTATGAGAGAAAATGCAGAGAATGTTCCTACCGGCTACTTCATGACGATTATGAATTACTGTTTCGATATAAAAGAAGCTTCCGAATCACTTGTTGACCTCATCAACGATCTTCTTGCCATGTCTGATATCGAATCAGGCATGGCTCATCTTGAAGAACAGGAGTATGACACAAAGGATATGCTTCGTTCACTGATAAATAAAGTTCAGGGCAGATGTTCTGAAAAAGGTCTGACTTTCAAGGCTGATATAGATGAACTTCTCCCCGCAGTGATGTACGGCGATACAGACAAGATGAACCAGATACTTACCAATCTTCTGACCAATGCGGTGAAGTATACCGAGGTCGGCGGTGTTACATTTTCGGTATCGATGCTTGAAAGAGAGAACAGTATCTGTAAAGTGCAGTACTCCGTAAAGGATACAGGCAGAGGGCTCACAGCGGAAGAATCGGAAAATCTGTTCGTTGTTTATGAGCGTCTTGATGAAAGTTCGGAGACCGAAAATACCGGTACAGGTCTCGGAATTGATATATCCCGTAAATTTGCGGAGCTGATGGGCGGCGAGCTTATCTGCAAAAGTGAATTCGGAAAGGGTGCTGAGTTTATACTTACCCTGACCCAGAAGATGAAAGACCAGACTCCCATAGGTGATATCAGCGGTACCAATGACATAGCCGGCAGAGGTCCGTATGTTCCTCAGTTCATAGCACCCGATGCGGATATCCTTGTTATCGATAGTGATCCCGTAAGCGTGAAGATAATCAAGGGGCTGCTGAAAGATACCGATGTGTTCGTGTCATCTGCATTAAATATCAAGGACTGCATAGATAGGATAAAGGATACGGGATTCAGTGTGGTTTTCATAGATCAGATGCTGATAACCGAAAACGCTGCTGAGATAATAGAAAAGATGCGCTCTGCAGATCCTGATCTGCCAATATATCTTCTGACATCCAATTCAGCATCAAGCGAGATGTACTATACCTCATTAGGGTTTACCGGATATCTGCCCAAGCCTGTTGACGGCGTGACACTTGAAAGGACGATACTCAGGCATATCCCCGCCAGGATGCGGCAGGACGCTCCCTGCCAGCATGATGATTCTGACAGCAGTGATAAGCTGCAGGGACTGGACTGGCTAGAGGATACCGAAGTCAAATCCACCGTTGACGGTATCAGGAATACAGGAAGTATACATACCTACATTACAGCCTTGAGAATGTTTGCAGAGACCATCGATAACAATATCAAGACCATACGAGAGCTTTACGAAAAAGATGATATAACGCATCTGAACGTCAAGATACATTCGATGAGCCGTTCCGCTAAGATAATCGGAGCATATGAACTTTCAAAGTATGCCGAAGAGATCGGGCAGGCTGTACATAACGGCGATAAAGAATTCATCGATTCACATATTGAAGAATTCCTGACAATGTACGGATCCTTCAAAGAAAAACTCAGCAGAATCAGCGAATAA
- a CDS encoding HD domain-containing phosphohydrolase — translation MLKRRSAPVNNNKHNLAPLILCIACVFINLLFNNLISRAELPVPLYLDTIGTVLAAVLGGTLPGVLVGFFTNFFISFIRQEALYYGVINVMIAVSTSYLYNRKKLKKLWGLIVLVLVLTLISGIVGAVIPWYMEGLALESASLSGEINKIGIFGPFVSYMISNIVTNFFDKTLTVIIALFLYRLIPDKFRGKFKFTGWRQTPSTGEELISKYRSEKRAFSMRIKMLIVLMIALSTVAAVGTYISVRVYYKSMITQHTALAQGTAKLAAREIDGDKIEDYLASDGDSEDYRRSHRLLEDILYSSPEIAYLYVYQMKPDGFHVVFDIDTEDIPADKIGEVLPYDDGFEPYLSELLSGEPVEPVITDDEYGHLLTVAEPVYDSAGVCRCYAIADVDVEMLINNMHSFLMEMIAVFFSFLILICVFVIWLTDYHIIFPLRAITMQIDKISKSGNDQETLDNDVRKIRKLKINTGDEIEQLYRSLCTMTLNQSEQMRSIRRLSDSTVKMQDGLIITMADMVENRDSDTGAHIQKTSAYVKIIVEGLKEKGYYPEKITPKFMSDVVRSAPLHDVGKINIPDGVLNKPGKLTPEEYEIMKTHTTAGKNIMEHAIETVEGDSYLKEARNMAAYHHERWDGKGYPEGLHGEVIPLSARIMAVADVFDALTSPRVYKPAFPLDKALSIIEEGNGTQFDPKCVEVFIDSLDEVKKVLRKYDQA, via the coding sequence ATGTTAAAACGGAGATCCGCACCTGTAAATAACAATAAACATAATCTGGCGCCGCTTATACTTTGTATAGCCTGCGTATTTATAAATCTTTTGTTCAACAACCTGATCTCAAGAGCCGAACTGCCTGTGCCTCTGTATCTTGATACCATCGGAACAGTGCTTGCCGCTGTTCTGGGAGGTACGCTCCCCGGTGTGCTGGTGGGTTTTTTTACTAATTTTTTCATAAGTTTCATTCGTCAGGAAGCGTTGTATTATGGCGTCATCAATGTGATGATCGCCGTTTCGACTTCGTATCTTTACAATCGCAAAAAACTTAAAAAGCTCTGGGGACTGATAGTCCTTGTATTAGTGCTCACTTTGATCTCAGGAATAGTTGGTGCTGTCATACCATGGTATATGGAGGGTCTTGCTCTTGAAAGCGCATCGCTTTCGGGTGAGATAAATAAGATCGGGATCTTTGGACCATTCGTATCTTATATGATATCCAACATTGTTACGAACTTTTTTGATAAGACCCTCACTGTCATTATCGCACTTTTTCTGTATCGGCTGATACCGGATAAATTCAGAGGTAAGTTCAAGTTCACGGGCTGGCGGCAGACTCCCTCAACAGGAGAGGAATTAATAAGCAAGTACAGGTCAGAGAAACGGGCTTTTTCAATGCGTATAAAAATGCTGATCGTTCTGATGATAGCCCTTTCTACCGTGGCGGCTGTGGGAACTTATATAAGTGTCAGGGTGTACTACAAATCAATGATAACCCAGCACACAGCCTTGGCACAGGGTACTGCAAAGCTTGCTGCCAGAGAGATTGACGGCGATAAGATAGAGGATTATCTTGCATCTGATGGCGATTCCGAGGATTACCGCCGATCGCATCGGCTTCTCGAAGATATCCTTTACAGTTCTCCCGAGATAGCATACCTGTATGTATATCAAATGAAGCCCGATGGATTCCATGTGGTATTCGATATCGATACCGAGGATATCCCCGCTGATAAGATAGGTGAAGTTCTGCCCTATGATGACGGATTTGAACCTTATCTCTCTGAACTTCTGTCAGGAGAGCCTGTTGAGCCTGTAATCACTGATGACGAGTATGGTCATCTGCTGACAGTTGCTGAACCTGTATATGATTCTGCGGGGGTATGCCGATGCTATGCAATAGCTGATGTTGATGTTGAAATGCTTATCAATAATATGCATAGTTTTCTTATGGAGATGATAGCTGTATTTTTCAGCTTTCTTATACTGATATGCGTATTCGTCATATGGCTGACGGATTATCATATCATCTTCCCGCTCAGAGCTATCACTATGCAGATAGATAAGATATCAAAATCGGGCAACGATCAGGAAACCCTTGACAATGATGTCAGGAAGATCAGGAAACTGAAAATAAATACAGGTGACGAGATAGAACAGCTTTACCGTTCACTTTGTACAATGACCCTGAACCAGTCCGAGCAGATGCGAAGCATACGAAGACTTTCGGACTCCACCGTGAAGATGCAGGACGGTCTTATCATAACAATGGCTGATATGGTGGAAAACCGCGATTCCGATACGGGCGCTCATATCCAGAAGACTTCTGCTTATGTAAAGATAATCGTTGAGGGTCTTAAAGAGAAGGGTTACTATCCTGAAAAGATAACGCCCAAGTTCATGTCGGACGTTGTGCGCTCAGCACCTCTCCATGATGTGGGAAAGATAAATATCCCCGACGGAGTGCTTAATAAGCCCGGCAAGCTGACACCCGAGGAATACGAGATAATGAAGACTCATACCACTGCAGGCAAGAATATAATGGAACACGCAATTGAGACTGTCGAAGGCGACAGCTACCTGAAGGAAGCGAGAAATATGGCGGCATACCACCATGAGCGCTGGGACGGCAAGGGCTATCCAGAGGGGCTCCACGGTGAAGTTATACCACTTTCTGCAAGGATAATGGCTGTGGCAGATGTTTTTGATGCTCTGACTTCACCCCGTGTATATAAGCCCGCGTTCCCGTTGGATAAGGCGCTTTCCATAATCGAAGAAGGGAACGGCACACAGTTCGACCCAAAATGTGTTGAGGTATTTATTGATTCTCTTGATGAAGTCAAAAAGGTACTGAGGAAGTATGATCAGGCATAA
- a CDS encoding endo alpha-1,4 polygalactosaminidase, with amino-acid sequence MHFKNFVRAVVCCIAVVSVTSACSSDGEIKYRYGVFLGASPEDVKYMEEYEKIVIDAQYFTTEEIAALKNSGHTVYSYINLGSIEDFRPYYKDHESITLDVYENWEEEKWVDVSKAEWQSFVVDELAEDIIDKGVDGLFVDNTDVYYHYPTAEIFDGVTNILKGFKNLDTYVIINGGDTYVTEYAKRYSELDSIMDAENQETIFSKINWDDETFTSNDSSETTYFQEYVDMVSSYGKDVYLLEYTTDSKIISRIDDYCTKKGYTYYASDKLELLAPAQKKGSQKK; translated from the coding sequence ATGCATTTTAAAAACTTTGTTCGTGCGGTGGTATGCTGTATCGCGGTGGTATCGGTGACTTCCGCCTGCAGCAGCGACGGTGAGATAAAATACCGCTACGGTGTGTTTTTAGGGGCTTCTCCTGAAGATGTAAAGTACATGGAAGAATACGAAAAGATCGTTATCGACGCCCAGTATTTCACCACGGAGGAAATAGCCGCCCTGAAAAATTCGGGACACACGGTTTACAGCTACATCAATCTCGGGTCAATAGAGGATTTCCGCCCCTATTACAAGGATCATGAAAGCATAACGCTGGACGTTTACGAAAACTGGGAAGAAGAAAAATGGGTCGATGTATCTAAGGCTGAATGGCAAAGTTTCGTAGTAGATGAACTTGCAGAAGATATCATTGATAAAGGCGTTGACGGCTTATTCGTTGACAATACCGATGTGTACTACCACTATCCTACCGCTGAGATCTTCGATGGAGTAACGAATATCCTTAAAGGTTTCAAAAATCTGGATACCTACGTAATAATCAACGGCGGCGATACCTATGTCACCGAGTATGCAAAGCGATATTCAGAGCTTGACAGCATAATGGACGCTGAAAATCAGGAGACAATATTCAGTAAGATAAACTGGGACGATGAGACTTTCACATCTAATGACAGTTCAGAAACCACGTATTTTCAGGAATACGTTGACATGGTCAGCAGTTACGGAAAAGATGTCTACCTGCTGGAATACACCACGGACAGCAAGATTATCAGCCGTATAGACGATTACTGCACCAAAAAAGGCTACACATACTATGCCTCGGACAAGCTTGAACTTCTTGCACCGGCGCAGAAAAAAGGCTCGCAGAAAAAATAA
- the rlmD gene encoding 23S rRNA (uracil(1939)-C(5))-methyltransferase RlmD, translating into MEILRKNDIIELEITDISNDGNGVGHYNGITIFVPAVAVGDVISCRIVMVKKSFCYGRVENLINPSEDRIESDCPVSKYCGGCSFRHISYEAECLAKDKFIRDSFERIGKLSPEYLSFCGCKDTDLYRNKAQYPVADDNGKAVCGFYARRSHRVVEYTRCRLQPEIFSYIVEFIMAFVNENHVPAYNEVALKGLLRHIYLRRGAYSGQIMVCLVVTDFKKAKVFGRLAVLLTEKFTDIKTVVLNENSKNTNVILGTKMKALVGDGTITDTMCGNTISISPLSFYQVNTQQAELLYYKAAEFAGLTPDSTLLDLYCGTGTIGLSMARQVKKLVGVEVIQAAIDNANVNAKTNGITNAEFICGDAGTVAKVLYERGERPDVIIADPARKGCDRPSLEYMAKMSPDRIVMISCNHTTAARDCAILGKLGYSCDKVMGFDLFPRTTSVETLILLTKKN; encoded by the coding sequence ATGGAAATTCTCAGAAAAAATGATATAATAGAACTTGAAATAACAGATATTTCCAACGACGGCAACGGTGTCGGGCACTACAACGGCATCACGATATTTGTTCCAGCGGTGGCTGTCGGGGACGTCATCTCCTGTCGGATAGTTATGGTGAAAAAATCATTCTGTTATGGCAGGGTAGAAAACTTGATAAATCCTTCCGAGGACAGAATAGAGTCTGATTGCCCCGTCAGCAAATACTGTGGTGGCTGTTCTTTCAGGCATATCAGTTACGAGGCTGAATGTCTTGCCAAGGATAAGTTTATCCGTGATTCATTCGAGAGGATCGGCAAGCTTTCTCCTGAATATCTGTCATTCTGTGGCTGTAAAGATACTGACCTTTACAGAAATAAAGCTCAGTATCCTGTTGCCGATGATAACGGAAAAGCTGTGTGCGGATTTTATGCAAGACGTTCTCACCGCGTTGTCGAGTATACGAGATGTCGATTACAGCCCGAAATATTCTCGTATATCGTCGAGTTCATAATGGCTTTCGTTAATGAGAATCACGTTCCCGCATATAATGAAGTCGCGCTGAAAGGGCTTTTACGGCACATCTATTTAAGACGCGGTGCATACTCGGGACAGATAATGGTCTGTCTTGTTGTGACTGACTTTAAAAAGGCGAAAGTTTTTGGCAGGCTGGCAGTTCTTCTTACTGAAAAGTTTACCGACATAAAAACCGTCGTACTCAATGAAAATTCAAAAAATACCAACGTTATCCTTGGTACAAAGATGAAAGCACTGGTAGGCGATGGTACTATAACCGATACCATGTGCGGAAATACCATCTCTATCTCACCGTTGTCCTTCTATCAGGTCAATACTCAGCAAGCTGAACTCCTGTACTACAAAGCCGCTGAATTTGCTGGGCTTACCCCTGATTCGACACTGCTTGATCTTTACTGCGGAACAGGCACCATAGGACTGTCAATGGCAAGACAAGTAAAAAAACTTGTCGGAGTTGAAGTCATTCAGGCAGCTATCGATAATGCCAATGTCAACGCGAAAACAAATGGTATAACAAATGCTGAATTCATCTGCGGTGATGCGGGCACAGTGGCGAAAGTCCTTTATGAACGCGGCGAACGCCCCGATGTTATAATCGCCGACCCAGCACGTAAGGGCTGTGACAGGCCTTCACTTGAATATATGGCGAAGATGTCACCCGACAGGATAGTGATGATATCCTGCAATCACACAACTGCCGCCCGCGACTGTGCTATCCTCGGCAAACTTGGTTACAGCTGTGATAAGGTCATGGGATTTGACCTTTTCCCACGTACCACGAGCGTTGAGACACTTATCCTGCTGACCAAAAAGAATTAA